A stretch of Mucilaginibacter terrae DNA encodes these proteins:
- a CDS encoding ABC transporter transmembrane domain-containing protein: protein MKKHHHSETLTPWQRLMRILHYERSTINYIFIYAVLIGLIGLTLPLGTSAVFNLLSNGAMYSSTYILIAVILIGIVFGGLLLIGQLSLVEVVEQKIFAKTALEFSFRLPLIKRKALEGENPSELINRFFDILTIQKGLTKLLVDIVAAAVQIFFSAILLSFYHPFFIAFGILVILFVVIMVALYFKPGVNTSLEESHYKYEVVAYLEEVAADLETYRQSAAKRTEVLERTDEITAKYLQARNNHFIILKRFFASAIVIRTILMGCLLLLGSYFVVTRAMSFGQFVSAEVIIVQISYAIEKLMTNMNTVFDMATGAEKLAVVTDLELEEEGHDHA, encoded by the coding sequence ATGAAAAAACACCATCATAGCGAAACGCTCACACCCTGGCAAAGGTTGATGCGTATATTACATTACGAACGGTCAACTATTAATTACATTTTTATATATGCTGTACTTATTGGCCTTATCGGTCTAACCCTTCCGTTGGGTACTTCTGCTGTGTTTAACCTGTTATCAAACGGGGCTATGTACAGTTCAACCTATATTTTAATTGCGGTTATATTAATAGGTATTGTATTTGGAGGCTTGTTGCTTATAGGCCAGCTATCGCTGGTAGAGGTTGTGGAGCAAAAGATATTTGCAAAAACAGCACTTGAGTTTTCATTCCGTTTACCGCTTATTAAACGTAAGGCACTCGAAGGAGAAAATCCATCGGAATTAATTAATCGCTTTTTTGATATTTTAACTATACAAAAAGGGTTAACCAAGCTGCTGGTTGATATTGTGGCTGCTGCCGTACAAATATTTTTCAGCGCCATATTACTTTCGTTTTATCACCCTTTCTTTATAGCCTTTGGTATACTGGTTATACTTTTTGTGGTAATAATGGTGGCTTTATATTTTAAGCCGGGGGTAAATACCAGTCTTGAAGAATCGCACTACAAATACGAAGTGGTGGCTTACCTTGAAGAGGTAGCTGCAGATTTAGAAACATATCGGCAGAGTGCTGCAAAACGCACCGAAGTTTTAGAACGTACTGATGAAATTACGGCTAAATATCTGCAAGCACGCAATAATCACTTTATTATTTTAAAACGCTTTTTTGCCAGTGCAATAGTTATTCGTACCATACTAATGGGGTGCCTGCTACTGTTAGGGTCATACTTTGTGGTAACTCGTGCCATGTCATTTGGCCAGTTTGTGTCTGCCGAGGTAATTATTGTACAGATTAGTTACGCTATAGAAAAATTAATGACTAACATGAATACTGTATTTGATATGGCTACCGGCGCCGAAAAACTTGCCGTAGTTACCGATTTAGAATTGGAAGAGGAGGGCCATGATCATGCATAA
- a CDS encoding erythromycin esterase family protein, translated as MKNILFSIVTAITLLLANPNLANAQNKGASAVNNKALNALNITDYKAFKKSVKPLIKQMDTKAIVALGEGTHGTAEFYKLRFWISRILVEEKGFNHIAFENDYSDCWLLNRRLNTTGNLDSLMKKYMLSIWQNHETKELLQWVKTYNAKHSKKVTISGIDYVFAQPDVAMLKEILAGTSAASVLDSIAPLARAAAFQDEAWNGLNRDNYEVNYDSLGKSSYKGYLLAGKLGKKIANANLPQQVKTDALLAITNIQQAFAPFYASMAKKPEASRDSNMAYNTSVIMQKPNAKMIIWAHNGHVAKKAIYKGVVGGTGGYLRKMFPGKYFVVGTGTATGTFAATTEPRDTYTNPIKAYKLEEPLKDSWEEKFVQTNVPAFYIMPAQYNTTNAVNPMRFVGYTPKSGASTYDKINITDWFDAYLFVKDTNAATPLN; from the coding sequence ATGAAAAATATCTTATTCTCTATCGTTACTGCAATTACATTATTACTTGCAAACCCTAACCTGGCCAATGCTCAAAACAAGGGTGCGTCTGCTGTAAATAACAAGGCTTTAAATGCCCTTAATATTACAGACTACAAGGCTTTTAAAAAATCTGTTAAACCTTTAATAAAACAAATGGATACCAAGGCCATAGTTGCCTTGGGCGAGGGCACTCATGGTACAGCTGAGTTCTACAAACTCCGGTTTTGGATTAGCCGTATATTGGTTGAAGAGAAAGGGTTTAATCATATTGCTTTCGAAAACGATTACAGCGATTGCTGGTTACTGAACCGTAGACTGAATACAACAGGCAATTTAGATAGCCTGATGAAAAAGTACATGCTGAGCATCTGGCAAAACCACGAAACTAAAGAGCTGTTGCAATGGGTTAAAACCTACAATGCAAAACATAGTAAAAAGGTAACTATAAGCGGTATCGACTATGTGTTTGCACAGCCCGATGTAGCCATGCTTAAGGAAATACTTGCAGGTACCAGTGCGGCATCCGTTTTGGATTCTATAGCCCCTTTGGCTCGTGCTGCCGCTTTTCAGGACGAAGCCTGGAATGGTTTAAACCGTGATAATTATGAAGTAAATTATGACTCGCTTGGTAAAAGTAGTTATAAGGGTTATTTGCTGGCCGGCAAACTGGGCAAAAAGATTGCCAACGCCAATTTACCGCAACAGGTAAAAACTGATGCTTTGTTAGCGATTACCAATATACAGCAGGCTTTTGCCCCTTTTTATGCATCAATGGCAAAAAAGCCCGAGGCAAGCCGCGATAGTAATATGGCATATAATACCTCTGTAATTATGCAAAAGCCCAATGCTAAGATGATTATATGGGCGCATAATGGGCACGTTGCTAAAAAAGCTATATACAAAGGCGTTGTGGGCGGCACTGGTGGTTACCTGCGCAAAATGTTTCCGGGTAAATACTTTGTTGTAGGTACAGGTACAGCAACCGGCACTTTTGCTGCCACCACCGAACCCCGTGATACTTACACTAACCCCATAAAAGCATATAAGCTTGAAGAACCGTTGAAAGACTCGTGGGAAGAAAAATTTGTACAAACAAATGTACCGGCGTTTTACATAATGCCCGCACAATACAATACAACCAATGCAGTTAACCCAATGCGGTTTGTAGGTTACACCCCTAAAAGCGGCGCTTCAACCTATGATAAAATAAACATAACCGATTGGTTTGATGCTTACCTCTTTGTTAAGGATACTAACGCTGCTACGCCTTTAAACTAA
- a CDS encoding sensor histidine kinase codes for MLKNIKFTFPTVFEILIWVFYVTLYKYSYLLEQSRLPHISNNDLPYLHICLYAICSSLYLVPYYRWAVPKLLDKKRYWLLLGVTLILLLVVSVYNNAAFAWLFALFTKEQPVGKYFEVLAKARFVDFNLVLTDLLAFFCIAFARFSYQNEVKRHRIETDHLQLQLSMLKTQLQPHFLFNTLNGLYGMSLTGSKDTPRFILLLSQMMQYILYDCDKETVQLGDEVSFLKGYFELEQKKFPNASISFIVPEHLDELAITPLLFLPLVENSFKHGKHKLSDNASVEAELKLTADSLIFTISNHVIDDVPVAMRSARAGGIGLINIKKRLELYYTGKYEFTTGKNNNMYIAQLTLKLK; via the coding sequence GTGTTAAAAAATATCAAATTCACCTTTCCCACGGTTTTCGAAATACTGATATGGGTATTTTATGTAACTTTATACAAGTACTCGTACCTGCTCGAGCAATCGCGTTTGCCGCACATTTCAAACAACGATTTACCATACCTGCACATTTGCTTATACGCTATATGCAGCAGCTTGTACCTGGTTCCTTATTACCGCTGGGCAGTTCCTAAACTGCTCGATAAAAAGCGATATTGGCTGCTTTTGGGCGTAACGCTTATTTTGCTTTTGGTGGTAAGCGTATATAACAACGCTGCTTTTGCATGGCTCTTTGCCCTGTTTACTAAGGAACAACCCGTAGGAAAGTATTTCGAAGTTTTAGCAAAAGCCCGCTTCGTAGATTTTAACCTGGTACTTACCGATCTGTTAGCTTTTTTTTGTATTGCTTTTGCGCGCTTTTCATACCAAAACGAAGTAAAACGCCACCGTATTGAAACCGACCATTTACAACTGCAACTGAGTATGTTAAAGACACAATTGCAGCCACATTTTTTATTCAATACACTTAATGGTTTGTATGGAATGAGCCTAACAGGTTCAAAAGACACCCCCCGCTTTATATTGCTGCTGTCGCAAATGATGCAATATATTTTGTACGATTGCGATAAAGAAACGGTACAACTGGGCGATGAAGTTTCGTTTTTAAAAGGCTATTTTGAGCTGGAACAAAAGAAATTTCCTAATGCATCTATTAGCTTTATAGTACCCGAACATTTGGATGAGTTAGCCATAACGCCATTATTGTTTTTGCCCTTGGTTGAAAACAGTTTTAAACATGGCAAGCATAAGCTATCTGACAATGCCTCGGTAGAGGCCGAGCTTAAATTAACTGCCGATAGCCTAATATTTACCATTAGCAATCATGTTATAGACGATGTTCCGGTTGCTATGAGGAGTGCGCGGGCAGGAGGAATCGGACTCATCAACATCAAAAAAAGACTGGAGCTTTATTATACCGGCAAATATGAGTTTACAACCGGTAAAAACAACAATATGTATATTGCTCAACTTACGCTTAAATTAAAATGA
- a CDS encoding histidine phosphatase family protein, whose amino-acid sequence MKTLKYFLCWLLILISITAFAQLQNNGADLRIIIMRHAEKPASGDNLSCKGFNRAMMLPGVLVKRFGVPAYVYVPSPSTGKATKSGRMLQTVWPLATKYNLTVNSKFDVDDTKALAKNISTKAGTVLVVWEHNAIGKILSSLGVTAGKLKWQGDDYDSLWVVTVHNGKATLSQTSQGINVPDGCKF is encoded by the coding sequence ATGAAGACACTAAAATACTTCTTATGCTGGCTGCTAATATTGATTAGCATTACAGCTTTTGCTCAACTGCAAAATAACGGCGCTGATTTGCGGATCATCATTATGCGCCATGCCGAAAAACCTGCCAGTGGCGATAACCTCTCGTGCAAAGGTTTTAACCGGGCCATGATGTTGCCGGGCGTGCTTGTTAAGCGCTTTGGTGTACCGGCTTATGTTTATGTGCCGTCGCCGTCAACCGGTAAGGCTACCAAAAGCGGCCGTATGCTGCAAACGGTTTGGCCGCTGGCTACCAAGTATAATTTAACGGTTAACAGCAAGTTTGATGTGGATGACACTAAAGCGCTCGCCAAAAACATAAGCACAAAAGCCGGTACAGTGCTGGTGGTTTGGGAGCATAACGCTATCGGTAAAATATTATCGTCATTGGGCGTAACGGCAGGCAAACTTAAATGGCAGGGTGACGATTATGATAGCCTGTGGGTGGTAACCGTTCATAACGGAAAAGCTACCTTAAGCCAAACTTCGCAAGGCATTAATGTGCCTGATGGGTGTAAGTTTTAG
- a CDS encoding LytR/AlgR family response regulator transcription factor → MNCVIIDDEPLAHQVLEHYIAETPGLVLAAKFRNAVDAFEYLGKHQADLLFLDIEMPLVNGLHFLKALTTPPPTIFTTAYKQYAYEGFELNAIDYLLKPFAYERFVKAVQKAKSLVAEPTADKTGNNLLIKDKEGTLVIKQQDIIYIEGCRDYVKINTANQTYITYHTLKGILEKLNPDSFIQAHRSYIVNKTFVNRIQQDTLILSNQTFVPIGLSFKKALIDFIGS, encoded by the coding sequence ATGAATTGTGTAATTATTGATGATGAGCCATTAGCCCACCAGGTATTGGAGCATTATATAGCCGAAACTCCGGGTTTGGTTCTTGCTGCCAAATTCAGGAATGCGGTTGATGCTTTTGAATATTTGGGCAAACACCAGGCCGATCTTCTGTTTTTAGATATTGAAATGCCGCTGGTTAACGGATTGCATTTTTTAAAGGCACTTACCACTCCCCCACCCACCATTTTCACTACGGCCTACAAGCAATATGCCTACGAAGGTTTTGAGTTAAATGCGATAGACTATCTGCTAAAACCATTTGCTTACGAACGTTTTGTTAAAGCTGTACAAAAAGCTAAAAGTTTGGTAGCAGAGCCAACTGCCGATAAAACCGGCAATAACTTATTAATAAAAGACAAGGAAGGGACGCTCGTCATCAAACAACAAGATATTATTTACATTGAGGGGTGCCGTGACTATGTGAAAATTAATACCGCCAACCAAACTTACATAACTTATCACACCCTTAAGGGAATTCTTGAGAAGTTAAACCCCGATAGCTTTATACAGGCACACCGCTCATACATTGTAAACAAAACATTCGTGAACCGCATACAGCAAGACACATTAATATTGAGCAACCAAACCTTTGTACCTATTGGCCTGAGTTTTAAAAAAGCACTTATTGATTTTATTGGCAGTTAA
- a CDS encoding DUF1634 domain-containing protein, translating to MKNMFSSLWGDKDVELVVGQLLRYGVVSASVVAFAGGVMYLLMHGSGPVPQYSNFVGEGAGYTTFKGIFKGAAAFSSTEVIQLGVLILIATPILRVFFSLLAFILEKDKLYIFITLIVLSVIMTSIFGGLKV from the coding sequence ATGAAAAATATGTTTTCAAGCCTTTGGGGCGATAAGGATGTGGAACTGGTGGTTGGTCAGCTATTACGCTACGGTGTAGTTAGTGCCAGCGTGGTGGCCTTTGCAGGCGGCGTAATGTACCTGCTTATGCACGGCAGCGGACCAGTACCGCAATACAGCAATTTTGTTGGCGAAGGTGCTGGCTACACCACGTTTAAAGGCATATTTAAAGGAGCAGCAGCTTTCAGTTCAACCGAGGTTATACAGTTAGGCGTATTGATATTAATTGCCACGCCTATACTGCGCGTGTTCTTCTCGCTGCTGGCTTTTATTTTGGAAAAGGATAAGTTGTATATATTTATTACGCTGATAGTGTTGAGTGTAATTATGACGAGCATATTTGGCGGCTTGAAGGTTTAA
- a CDS encoding M42 family metallopeptidase, with the protein MAENTIDDKPQHVPVVTPESLEFLGKYINNPSPTGFEWMGQKMWLEYLKPYIDTYYVDNYGTAVGIINPKAEYKVVIEAHADEISWFVNYITSDGLIYVIRNGGSDHQIAPSKRVNIHTDKGIVKAVFGWPAIHTRSGGEKEEAPTLKNIFLDCGCTSKDEVEAMGIHVGCVITYEDEFMVLNNRYYVGRALDNRVGGFMIAEVARLLKENGKHLPFGLYIVNAVQEEIGLRGAEMIAHKIKPHVAIITDVTHDTQTPMINKITQGDLACGRGPVVSYAPAVQNNLNKLLIESAQKAGIPFQRQASSRSTGTDTDAFAYSNDGVPSALISLSLRYMHTTVEMVHKEDVDNVIRMIYETLLNIEPGQDFRYIK; encoded by the coding sequence ATGGCCGAAAACACCATTGACGATAAACCACAACATGTACCTGTTGTAACTCCAGAATCGCTTGAGTTTCTTGGAAAATATATTAACAACCCATCGCCTACCGGTTTTGAGTGGATGGGGCAGAAAATGTGGCTCGAGTACCTGAAACCATACATCGATACTTACTATGTAGATAACTATGGTACTGCTGTAGGCATCATTAACCCTAAAGCCGAATACAAGGTAGTTATTGAAGCCCACGCCGATGAGATCTCGTGGTTTGTAAACTATATTACCTCTGATGGTTTAATTTACGTGATCCGCAATGGTGGTTCTGACCATCAGATAGCACCTTCGAAACGTGTAAACATTCACACCGATAAAGGCATTGTGAAAGCCGTTTTTGGCTGGCCTGCCATCCACACCCGCTCGGGCGGCGAAAAGGAAGAAGCCCCTACCCTTAAAAATATATTTTTAGATTGTGGTTGCACCAGCAAAGACGAGGTGGAAGCCATGGGCATACACGTGGGTTGTGTAATTACCTACGAGGATGAGTTTATGGTGCTAAATAACCGCTACTATGTTGGCCGTGCGCTGGATAACCGCGTTGGTGGTTTTATGATTGCCGAGGTTGCCCGTTTGCTTAAAGAGAACGGCAAACATTTGCCGTTTGGCCTATACATTGTAAACGCCGTTCAAGAAGAAATTGGCTTACGCGGTGCCGAAATGATAGCCCACAAAATTAAACCGCATGTAGCCATCATAACCGATGTTACGCACGATACCCAAACACCGATGATCAATAAGATCACGCAGGGTGATCTGGCTTGCGGTCGTGGTCCGGTGGTATCATATGCGCCTGCTGTGCAAAATAACCTGAATAAACTACTGATCGAATCGGCACAAAAAGCAGGCATACCGTTCCAGCGCCAGGCATCATCGCGCTCAACCGGTACCGATACCGATGCTTTTGCTTACTCTAACGACGGTGTACCTTCGGCATTAATTTCGTTATCGTTGCGTTACATGCATACCACTGTTGAAATGGTACACAAAGAAGACGTAGATAACGTGATACGCATGATATACGAAACCCTCTTAAATATTGAACCGGGACAAGATTTCAGATACATTAAATAA
- a CDS encoding GNAT family N-acetyltransferase, translating into MNNIKLHIEQIRPELTWRLRREALYPNRPLHEMEMDEDLTGMHFGAFYNDILAGVVSLFVHQDKYQFRKFAVGPNYQGKGIGSALLQHIISFTITEGGKCIWCNARTTAIGFYSKAGFITTGQTFSKRGFDYEVMQKLL; encoded by the coding sequence TTGAATAATATCAAATTACATATTGAACAAATCCGACCTGAGCTAACCTGGCGACTGCGCCGTGAAGCCTTGTACCCAAACCGCCCCTTGCACGAAATGGAAATGGACGAAGACCTAACCGGGATGCACTTCGGCGCTTTTTACAACGACATTTTGGCTGGCGTAGTATCATTGTTCGTGCATCAAGACAAATATCAGTTCAGAAAGTTTGCCGTAGGCCCTAATTATCAGGGTAAAGGTATAGGATCGGCATTGTTGCAGCACATCATTAGCTTTACCATTACCGAAGGTGGTAAATGCATTTGGTGTAACGCACGCACCACCGCTATCGGCTTTTACAGCAAAGCCGGGTTTATTACCACAGGGCAAACCTTCAGCAAGCGCGGCTTTGATTACGAGGTTATGCAAAAATTGTTGTAG
- a CDS encoding nucleotidyltransferase family protein codes for MKPTLLILAAGMASRYGSMKQVDGFGPNGETIIDYSIYDAIKAGFGKVSFIIREEFQDAFKAIFEPKLAGRIETDYVFQSYDLTQFGIDKTVERSKPWGTAHAVLAARNQINEPFCVINADDFYGYEAFEKMAEFLTTEVADDNYSLMGYQIDRTLSDYGSVSRGVCKVEDGKMVEINERTEVYFKDGDVFYKDATGEHELPKDTRVSMNFWGFTPAVFKQSEEMFKKFVDANESNPKAEFFIPLVADELIKSGTAAFKVIPTGNKWFGVTYKEDKPIVQASINELVENGTYPSNLWS; via the coding sequence ATGAAACCAACCTTACTGATTTTGGCCGCAGGTATGGCCAGCCGTTACGGAAGCATGAAACAGGTAGATGGCTTTGGCCCTAATGGCGAAACCATCATTGATTATTCTATATATGATGCAATAAAAGCAGGTTTTGGCAAAGTTAGCTTCATCATCCGCGAAGAATTTCAGGATGCATTTAAAGCTATTTTTGAGCCTAAACTGGCCGGCCGTATCGAAACCGATTACGTATTTCAAAGCTACGACCTTACCCAATTTGGTATTGACAAAACAGTAGAACGCTCTAAACCATGGGGTACCGCTCATGCTGTATTAGCTGCGCGCAACCAAATTAACGAGCCTTTTTGCGTAATAAACGCCGACGATTTTTACGGTTACGAAGCCTTTGAAAAAATGGCTGAGTTTTTAACCACCGAAGTTGCCGATGATAACTACTCATTAATGGGTTACCAGATCGACCGTACATTATCTGACTATGGTTCGGTATCGCGCGGTGTGTGTAAAGTAGAAGACGGCAAAATGGTTGAAATTAACGAGCGTACCGAAGTTTACTTTAAAGATGGCGACGTATTTTATAAAGATGCCACCGGCGAGCACGAATTACCAAAAGACACCCGCGTATCGATGAACTTCTGGGGCTTTACTCCGGCAGTTTTCAAGCAAAGCGAGGAAATGTTCAAGAAATTTGTTGATGCTAACGAAAGCAATCCTAAAGCTGAGTTCTTTATCCCGTTAGTGGCCGACGAATTGATTAAAAGCGGTACTGCTGCTTTTAAAGTTATCCCAACCGGTAACAAATGGTTTGGTGTAACTTATAAAGAAGATAAGCCAATTGTACAGGCCAGTATTAACGAATTGGTTGAAAACGGTACCTACCCAAGCAACCTTTGGTCATAA
- a CDS encoding sulfite exporter TauE/SafE family protein — translation MTILTFTIILLVGSYLAGLLGSLTGLGGGVVVIPLLTLVFGVDIRYAIGAALLASIATSSGAATAYVKEGITNIRLGMFLEIATTIGAVLGALIAVYTPVNTIAILFGAVLMFSAAMTLRKKNQEALTEGSKLSYLLKLNGSYPTKEGIVEYKLKNIGAGFSMMTVAGVISGLLGIGSGALKVLAMDTAMRIPFKVSTTTSNFMIGVTAAASAVVYLQRGYMDPGIAFPVILGVLGGAFTGSKLLSRINPQTLRIIFCVAIVFVALQMMYNGIQHKF, via the coding sequence ATGACTATACTAACATTCACCATTATACTATTAGTGGGATCATACCTGGCCGGGTTGCTGGGCTCGTTAACCGGATTAGGTGGCGGCGTTGTGGTAATTCCGCTGTTAACACTGGTTTTTGGGGTCGATATCAGGTACGCCATTGGTGCGGCGTTGCTGGCCTCTATTGCTACTTCATCGGGAGCGGCAACGGCCTATGTTAAAGAGGGGATTACCAATATACGGCTGGGCATGTTCCTCGAAATTGCCACAACCATAGGGGCGGTGCTTGGTGCGCTTATAGCAGTATACACGCCGGTAAATACCATTGCCATTCTGTTTGGGGCGGTGTTAATGTTTTCGGCCGCTATGACTTTGCGCAAAAAGAACCAGGAAGCCTTAACCGAAGGTAGTAAACTCTCATACCTGCTCAAACTTAACGGCAGCTATCCAACCAAGGAGGGCATAGTAGAGTATAAATTGAAAAACATAGGAGCGGGCTTCTCTATGATGACGGTGGCCGGGGTTATATCGGGTTTGTTGGGTATTGGTTCGGGAGCACTTAAGGTTTTGGCTATGGATACCGCCATGCGCATACCCTTTAAGGTAAGTACCACTACCAGTAATTTTATGATCGGTGTTACGGCTGCTGCCAGTGCCGTGGTGTACCTGCAGCGCGGTTATATGGATCCAGGCATTGCATTCCCGGTTATATTGGGTGTGTTGGGCGGGGCATTTACCGGGTCGAAATTGCTTTCGCGTATTAACCCGCAAACCTTGCGCATTATTTTTTGCGTAGCCATTGTATTTGTAGCACTGCAAATGATGTATAACGGCATTCAACACAAGTTTTAA
- a CDS encoding FadR/GntR family transcriptional regulator, whose product MDARIKLSDRISRLIKHDIEKGKYQPGDKIPPEPELMKLYEVGRSTIREAVKALAMAGVVRVQQGMGTIVNATTDAEPIDSKLRRADFDEVNAVRRMLDREIVSLAVENHTTEHIQEMELHLQNRKAAIERNNRQACMDADIAFHATIAQASGNSVLFNLYQSFTTVILDFFSKREPQGIASFAMSHYLHEQLFNAIKGKKLKQAREAMQQILDNNY is encoded by the coding sequence ATGGACGCCCGCATAAAACTCAGCGACCGCATAAGCCGGTTGATAAAACATGATATTGAAAAGGGGAAATATCAACCAGGCGATAAAATACCGCCCGAGCCCGAATTGATGAAACTTTACGAGGTAGGTCGCTCTACTATACGCGAAGCCGTTAAAGCTTTAGCCATGGCAGGCGTGGTGCGCGTACAGCAGGGGATGGGTACCATTGTGAATGCCACTACCGATGCCGAACCTATAGACAGTAAGCTTCGCAGGGCCGATTTTGACGAGGTGAACGCCGTACGCCGCATGCTCGACAGGGAAATTGTGAGCCTGGCTGTAGAGAATCACACTACCGAACATATACAGGAAATGGAATTGCACCTGCAAAACCGAAAAGCCGCCATTGAGCGTAATAACCGCCAGGCTTGCATGGATGCCGATATTGCTTTTCATGCCACCATTGCGCAGGCATCGGGTAATAGCGTGTTGTTTAATTTGTACCAAAGCTTTACTACCGTTATCCTCGATTTTTTTTCGAAGCGCGAACCGCAGGGCATAGCCAGTTTTGCCATGAGCCATTACCTGCATGAGCAACTTTTTAACGCCATTAAAGGCAAAAAACTGAAGCAGGCACGCGAGGCTATGCAGCAAATACTTGATAATAACTACTAA